The following proteins are co-located in the Planococcus plakortidis genome:
- a CDS encoding gluconate 2-dehydrogenase subunit 3 family protein produces MAEDAKSPTKKGSTRREFLRNSGLTVGGVVLGGALGSLLGGKEQVATHDVAPAKQLTVNPAEALQFFTPDQYRLTQAVAERIYPKDDNGPGAMELNAAIYIDHQLASPWGINSKEYMAAPFFEAEETQGSQIRILRKDLFLLGLKALDAYSQKQYDNPFIDLEPEQQDQVLTDFSDGKVPDISSVKSPLFFSLLRTLTIEGVYADPLYGGNKNMEGWAMRKYPGSRMAYVKEIQQDKFVELPPQGLNSHMGH; encoded by the coding sequence ATGGCGGAAGACGCTAAATCCCCGACAAAAAAAGGATCGACACGGCGCGAGTTTCTGAGGAATTCGGGACTCACGGTAGGCGGTGTCGTATTAGGCGGCGCGCTCGGCAGCCTGCTCGGCGGCAAAGAACAAGTCGCTACGCATGACGTCGCCCCTGCCAAGCAGTTGACGGTCAACCCGGCAGAAGCGCTCCAATTCTTCACTCCCGATCAATACCGATTGACCCAAGCAGTAGCCGAACGCATTTATCCGAAAGACGATAATGGCCCCGGCGCGATGGAATTGAACGCGGCCATCTACATCGATCACCAGCTTGCAAGCCCATGGGGAATCAATTCCAAGGAATATATGGCTGCGCCTTTCTTTGAGGCAGAAGAAACACAGGGCAGCCAAATTCGCATCCTGCGCAAAGATTTATTCCTCCTTGGCTTGAAAGCACTCGATGCCTATAGCCAGAAACAATACGACAATCCATTCATCGACCTTGAACCTGAACAGCAGGATCAGGTCTTGACGGATTTCAGCGACGGAAAAGTGCCCGATATTTCAAGCGTCAAATCGCCCCTGTTCTTCAGCTTGCTGCGAACTTTGACGATCGAAGGCGTCTATGCCGACCCGTTATATGGCGGCAATAAAAATATGGAGGGTTGGGCGATGCGAAAATACCCAGGCTCCCGCATGGCGTACGTCAAAGAAATTCAACAGGATAAATTTGTGGAATTGCCGCCACAAGGCTTGAACAGCCATATGGGGCATTGA
- a CDS encoding GMC family oxidoreductase, whose translation MATKLPKVPVVVVGMGWAGGIVSAELTKAGIPVVGLERGKDRKTSDYLMAHDELRYQHREELMQDLSKETITHRNNEKMRALPMRDYGTFIVGDGVGGAGSHWNGQTYRFLPYDFEIKSMTDEKYGPDKLGADYPIQDWGLTYDEMEPYYDTFEKMAGISGETVESYGKRSNPYPTGPMLKTPIMKMFEEATKNLGYTPYVLPSANLSEAYENPDGISRGACQYCAFCENFGCEYGAKADPAVTVIPVAKDTGQLDLRTYSNVTEILNDGTKATGVLYIDMITGEEFEQPAEVVVVTSYVFNNVRLLLNSGLGKPYDSKSNTGVIGKNYAYQVSSASSMMFFEDQEFNLYGGAGALGIEIPEYAGDNFDHSDLKFIHGAGIRVTQYGNRPIANNVVPKGTPAWGAEFKSQSIKYSNSFFPVKSQGASMPYRYNYLDLDPTYKDAYGKPLLRMTYDYTEHDRELVKYISQKTHEIAEEIGADIIDTNDTQSDFNVNKDTNTHNTGGVIMGTDPETSAVNTYLQMWDADNVFVVGASAFPHNSSFNPTGTLGALSYRAAEGIQRYLDEGGSLV comes from the coding sequence ATGGCTACAAAATTGCCTAAAGTACCCGTCGTCGTGGTCGGCATGGGCTGGGCTGGCGGGATTGTCTCGGCAGAATTGACGAAAGCCGGCATCCCGGTCGTCGGGCTCGAACGCGGGAAAGACCGCAAGACGAGCGATTATTTGATGGCGCACGACGAACTGCGCTATCAGCACCGTGAAGAATTGATGCAGGATCTATCAAAAGAAACCATCACGCATCGCAATAACGAAAAGATGCGTGCTTTGCCGATGCGTGATTATGGCACGTTCATCGTCGGTGACGGCGTGGGCGGCGCCGGGTCGCATTGGAACGGCCAAACTTACCGTTTCTTGCCGTATGACTTCGAAATCAAATCGATGACCGATGAAAAATACGGTCCCGACAAACTCGGCGCCGATTACCCGATCCAGGATTGGGGACTGACTTATGATGAGATGGAGCCGTATTACGACACGTTCGAAAAAATGGCGGGGATTTCCGGCGAGACAGTGGAATCCTACGGCAAACGCTCGAACCCTTATCCGACCGGCCCAATGCTCAAGACGCCCATCATGAAAATGTTTGAAGAAGCGACGAAAAATCTCGGCTATACACCATACGTCTTGCCGTCCGCCAATTTATCGGAAGCGTACGAAAACCCGGATGGCATTTCTCGCGGCGCCTGCCAGTACTGCGCATTTTGCGAAAACTTCGGCTGTGAATACGGCGCGAAAGCAGATCCTGCCGTGACCGTCATCCCCGTCGCCAAAGATACCGGACAACTGGATTTACGCACCTATTCCAATGTCACCGAAATCTTGAACGACGGAACAAAAGCGACCGGTGTCCTCTACATCGACATGATCACCGGCGAAGAGTTTGAACAGCCAGCAGAAGTTGTGGTCGTGACTAGCTACGTCTTCAATAACGTCCGCTTATTATTGAATTCAGGCCTCGGAAAACCGTACGACTCAAAATCCAATACCGGCGTGATCGGTAAAAACTATGCCTATCAAGTCAGCTCGGCTTCTTCGATGATGTTCTTCGAAGACCAGGAATTCAATCTATACGGCGGCGCCGGTGCTTTGGGAATCGAAATCCCCGAATACGCGGGCGACAATTTCGACCATTCTGACCTAAAATTCATCCACGGTGCAGGTATCCGCGTCACGCAATACGGCAACCGGCCGATTGCCAATAACGTCGTTCCAAAAGGCACGCCTGCCTGGGGTGCAGAGTTCAAGAGCCAGTCGATCAAATACAGCAATAGCTTCTTCCCAGTTAAATCACAAGGTGCCAGCATGCCTTACCGCTACAACTACCTGGATTTGGATCCGACTTATAAAGATGCGTACGGCAAACCTTTGCTGCGCATGACATATGATTACACAGAACACGACCGTGAACTAGTGAAATACATTTCGCAAAAAACACATGAAATTGCAGAAGAAATCGGTGCGGATATCATCGATACAAACGACACCCAAAGCGATTTCAACGTCAATAAAGACACCAATACGCACAATACAGGCGGCGTCATCATGGGGACAGACCCTGAAACCTCTGCCGTTAACACATATTTGCAGATGTGGGACGCTGACAACGTCTTCGTCGTCGGCGCTTCCGCTTTCCCGCACAATAGCTCCTTCAATCCGACCGGAACGCTCGGCGCGCTTTCCTACCGCGCGGCGGAAGGCATCCAGCGTTACTTGGATGAAGGCGGCTCACTCGTATAA
- the tatA gene encoding twin-arginine translocase TatA/TatE family subunit: MVPNIGIPGLVLILIIALIVFGPAKLPQLGKAAGQTLKEFKSSTKGIIDEVSDEFKMDDASNQDVKRNDGKKN, from the coding sequence ATCGTGCCCAATATAGGAATCCCGGGATTGGTTTTGATCTTGATCATCGCCTTGATCGTCTTTGGTCCAGCTAAACTGCCGCAGCTAGGAAAAGCGGCAGGGCAGACTTTGAAGGAATTCAAAAGTTCGACAAAAGGCATCATCGATGAGGTCTCAGATGAATTCAAGATGGATGATGCAAGCAATCAAGACGTAAAAAGAAATGACGGCAAGAAAAACTAA
- a CDS encoding twin-arginine translocase TatA/TatE family subunit — protein MPNIGVPGLILILVIALIVFGPAKLPQLGRAVGETLREFKSSTKELMSDDDATDKTNDTKETKKD, from the coding sequence ATGCCAAATATCGGAGTCCCAGGACTGATTTTAATTTTAGTGATCGCGTTGATCGTTTTCGGGCCGGCGAAGCTTCCGCAACTAGGGCGCGCTGTCGGAGAAACTTTAAGAGAATTTAAAAGCTCAACGAAAGAATTGATGAGCGATGACGATGCGACTGACAAAACCAATGACACAAAAGAAACGAAAAAGGATTGA
- the tatC gene encoding twin-arginine translocase subunit TatC, producing the protein MEQEFTLIEHLTDLRKRLIITVMAFIASLAAGFASAAHILNFIKLQPTAVNVDWNVFGFTDGIMIYFKCALVLAVLLTLPVALHQTWLFVKPALSEMEAKGTYVYIPASFLLFLLGVSFSYFIMFPMMLNFMSDINQSIGATETYGMSQYFTFLFNLVIPVGLVFEMPLIVMFLTKLGIVTPQSLRKMRKIAYFVLVVVGVLISPPDFLSDVLIIVPLFALFEISIIISAITMKRSTKNKLEQKA; encoded by the coding sequence ATGGAACAGGAATTCACGCTTATCGAACATTTAACAGATCTCAGGAAACGGCTGATCATCACCGTGATGGCGTTTATCGCCTCACTCGCCGCGGGATTTGCGAGCGCTGCACACATCTTGAATTTCATCAAGCTGCAGCCGACTGCGGTGAATGTTGATTGGAACGTTTTTGGCTTTACCGACGGTATCATGATTTATTTTAAATGCGCCTTGGTCCTGGCGGTGTTGTTGACATTGCCGGTGGCGTTGCATCAAACTTGGCTATTCGTCAAACCTGCCTTATCGGAAATGGAGGCCAAAGGGACCTATGTTTATATCCCGGCATCGTTCCTATTGTTTCTGCTCGGGGTGAGCTTCAGCTATTTCATCATGTTCCCCATGATGCTGAACTTCATGTCGGATATCAATCAGTCCATCGGAGCCACGGAAACCTATGGGATGAGCCAATATTTCACCTTCCTATTCAATTTGGTCATTCCGGTCGGGCTGGTGTTCGAGATGCCGCTCATCGTCATGTTTTTGACGAAGCTTGGCATCGTTACGCCGCAATCGCTGCGGAAAATGCGCAAAATCGCTTACTTCGTTTTGGTGGTGGTCGGAGTGTTGATTTCACCACCCGATTTTCTATCGGATGTGCTGATCATTGTGCCGTTGTTTGCGCTATTTGAAATCAGCATCATCATTTCAGCCATCACGATGAAGCGCTCAACGAAAAACAAATTGGAACAGAAAGCATGA
- a CDS encoding LysR family transcriptional regulator, giving the protein MDLLQMRYFQEVAKHQHLTKAAHALNVSQPALSKTISKLEQRLGYELFNRSGRKIQLNPLGEAYLQVVENVFREIQKGEKELAFLAEKQNNLVSVAVTIPTILPELLAGFLDVYPNARFRQYQAFAERLKNQLESGEIDVAISTFPLEGEDLEWRPIIEEEIFLAVPSSHPLADREDIELIEVKNDPFIVMPPGYGFRDMTEQFCGEAGFYPDFAFEGDETGVTYELVSKGLGVAFSPSLIRSKRLPSLAVKELRISQPICTRTVGLVWHKDRHQTDAVKEFIRYATGFLEQVKAQASS; this is encoded by the coding sequence ATGGATTTATTGCAAATGCGCTATTTCCAGGAAGTAGCCAAACACCAGCATTTAACGAAAGCCGCCCACGCTTTGAATGTTTCACAACCTGCCCTCAGCAAAACCATTTCCAAACTCGAACAGCGCTTAGGCTACGAACTATTCAATCGCTCCGGCCGAAAAATCCAATTAAACCCGCTCGGTGAAGCGTATTTACAAGTTGTCGAAAATGTTTTCCGAGAAATTCAAAAAGGCGAAAAGGAATTGGCGTTTTTGGCAGAAAAGCAAAACAACCTCGTCTCTGTCGCCGTGACCATTCCGACCATCTTGCCTGAACTGCTCGCTGGATTTCTGGATGTCTACCCGAATGCCCGCTTCCGCCAATACCAGGCTTTTGCGGAGCGTTTGAAAAACCAGCTTGAAAGCGGCGAAATCGATGTCGCCATTTCCACCTTTCCGCTTGAAGGAGAGGATTTGGAATGGCGCCCGATCATCGAAGAAGAAATTTTCCTCGCCGTCCCGTCCAGCCATCCACTTGCAGATCGCGAAGACATCGAATTGATTGAAGTGAAAAATGATCCTTTTATCGTCATGCCTCCGGGCTACGGGTTTCGGGACATGACCGAGCAATTTTGTGGAGAAGCCGGTTTCTATCCCGACTTTGCGTTTGAAGGAGATGAAACAGGCGTCACCTATGAACTGGTCTCCAAAGGGCTCGGCGTCGCTTTCAGCCCGTCCCTCATCCGAAGCAAGCGCCTGCCTTCTCTCGCAGTAAAAGAATTGAGGATCTCCCAGCCCATCTGTACGCGCACCGTCGGATTGGTATGGCATAAAGACCGACATCAAACCGACGCAGTCAAAGAGTTTATCCGCTATGCCACCGGCTTTTTGGAACAGGTAAAAGCACAAGCATCGTCATGA